The following proteins are co-located in the Solanum pennellii chromosome 1, SPENNV200 genome:
- the LOC107016546 gene encoding receptor-like protein Cf-9 homolog, whose protein sequence is MKRDICEPLFKQMFITDVFSKSLSWNKSIDCCSWDGVHCNEITGQVTELNLAGRGLKGKFHSNNSLFQLTNLKRLNLSFKNFSESYISPRFGELSSLTHLDLSNSRFSGLIPTEISRLSKLQVLSIQSSLLSFKPNGFELLLKNLTQLREVKFYDVNISSTIPLNFSSHLTTLFLQNTQLYGVLPERVFHLSNLETLDLSFNPQLAVRFPTSKWNSSASLMKLALSDVNAFGRIPESFGHLTSPRNLRIASCNLSGSIPKPLWNLTNIEELNLGDNYLRVIKFDGNKLEGKVMQSFINCKHLKVFDLGNNELNDTFPKWLGALPELQILNLRSNKFYGPIKDSRTYNLSAQIRVIDLSSNGFSGDLPVSLFQNFEAMKIIGEKNGTREYVADYFSDFYSNSFIVITKGLELEFPRVLTTNIIINLSSNRFEGHIPSIIGDLIGLRTLNLSHNRLEGHIPASLHQLSVLESLDLSSNKISGEIPQHLASLTSLEVLNLSHNRLVGCIPKGKQFDTFENSSYQGNDGLRGLPLSKDCGGDEGVPEATTPFELDEE, encoded by the exons ATGAAAAG AGATATATGTGAGCCACTGTTCAAGCAAATGTTTATTACAGATGTTTTTTCGAAATCACTATCATGGAACAAGAGCATAGATTGCTGCTCATGGGATGGAGTTCATTGTAACGAGATAACGGGACAAGTGACTGAGCTTAACCTCGCTGGAAGAGGACTAAAAGGAAAGTTCCACTCCAACAATAGCCTCTTTCAACTCACCAATCTCAAAAGACTTAATTTGTCTTTTAAAAATTTCTCTGAATCGTACATTTCACCTAGATTTGGTGAGCTTTCTAGTTTGACTCATCTTGATTTGTCGAATTCAAGATTTTCAGGTCTAATTCCAACAGAAATCTCTCGTCTTTCAAAATTACAAGTTCTTAGTATCCAGAGTAGCCTATTAAGTTTCAAACCTAACGGTTTTGAACTGCTCCTTAAGAACTTGACCCAATTAAGAGAGGTTAAATTTTACGATGTGAACATTTCTTCCACCATTCCTCTTAATTTCTCTTCTCATTTAACTACTTTGTTCCTTCAGAACACACAGTTATACGGGGTACTTCCCGAAAGAGTTTTCCACCTTTCCAACTTGGAAACTCTTGATTTATCATTCAATCCCCAGCTCGCTGTTAGGTTTCCCACAAGCAAATGGAATAGCAGTGCATCACTTATGAAGTTAGCTCTCAGTGATGTGAATGCTTTTGGTAGGATACCTGAATCATTTGGTCATCTAACTTCACCGCGTAATTTGAGAATAGCTTCTTGTAATCTCTCAGGTTCCATTCCTAAACCTCTATGGAATCTCACCAATATAGAGGAATTGAACCTTGGTGATAACTATCTTCGAGTCATTAAATTTGACGGGAATAAGCTAGAGGGGAAAGTCATGCAGTCTTTTATCAATTGCAAACATTTGAAAGTTTTTGATTTAGGTAACAATGAATTGAATGACACATTTCCGAAATGGTTAGGAGCCCTACCTGAGTTGCAGATATTAAACTTAAGATCAAATAAGTTCTATGGCCCTATAAAAGATTCTAGGACTTACAACTTATCTGCTCAAATTCGAGTTATAGATCTCTCATCCAATGGATTTAGTGGAGATTTACCAGTGAGCCTTTTTCAGAATTTTGAAGCCATGAAAATAATTGGTGAGAAAAATGGAACTCGCGAGTATGTAGCTgattatttttctgatttttacTCAAATTCCTTTATAGTAATAACAAAAGGACTGGAGCTTGAATTTCCTCGAGTTTTGACtacaaacataatcataaatctCTCTAGCAACAGATTTGAAGGTCATATCCCAAGCATTATTGGAGATCTTATTGGGCTTCGAACTTTGAACTTATCTCATAATCGCTTGGAAGGTCACATACCAGCATCACTGCACCAGTTATCTGTACTTGAATCATTGGATCTCTCATCCAACAAAATCAGCGGAGAAATTCCACAACATCTTGCATCCCTCACATCACTTGAAGTCTTAAATTTATCTCACAATCGTCTTGTTGGATGCATCCCCAAAGGAAAACAATTTGATACGTTCGAGAATAGTTCATACCAAGGGAACGATGGACTACGTGGATTGCCACTCTCAAAAGATTGTGGCGGCGATGAAGGGGTACCAGAAGCAACAACTCCATTTGAGCTAGatgaagaataa